The proteins below are encoded in one region of Sulfolobus sp. A20:
- a CDS encoding ZPR1 zinc finger domain-containing protein, whose protein sequence is MSQEPKLLFEETLTCPVCKKNTLHARDYLYEVPIAGMLILSNWVCENCGYRFRDVKPYETNKPKLIKYKVENKDDLKTIVYRSPFGKIIIPELELEIEPASASQGYITTVEGILEIVLDQIESYCDDNCMNMINNAMDGKISFTLMIEDESGLSFIKSDKAKIEELVIKYSH, encoded by the coding sequence GCCTAAATTATTATTTGAGGAAACTTTAACGTGCCCGGTATGTAAGAAGAACACTCTCCATGCTAGGGATTACTTATATGAGGTTCCAATTGCTGGCATGTTAATATTATCTAACTGGGTATGTGAAAATTGTGGATATAGGTTTAGGGACGTTAAACCGTATGAGACCAACAAGCCTAAACTAATAAAGTATAAGGTAGAGAATAAAGACGACTTAAAGACCATAGTATATAGATCACCATTTGGAAAAATAATCATACCAGAGCTAGAACTAGAAATTGAACCAGCTAGTGCGTCTCAAGGATATATCACAACAGTTGAAGGAATATTGGAAATAGTACTTGATCAAATAGAATCTTATTGTGATGATAACTGCATGAATATGATAAATAATGCAATGGATGGAAAAATTAGTTTCACCTTAATGATAGAGGACGAATCTGGATTAAGTTTTATCAAATCTGATAAAGCTAAGATAGAAGAGCTCGTAATAAAATATAGTCATTAA